Part of the Allofrancisella guangzhouensis genome is shown below.
GTGTAAATATATATGCAAAGAGGGTAAAAAAGCTTTTTTTAAGATATACCATTTAAAATACGTCCTTGCTTTGATTTTAGCTTATCGAGCGTTCTTCTGAATTTGATCCATTAATGTTGCAGAAGCTGTACGATCACCAAAAGTACCAAATTTGATAGACACTTTAGAGGCGTTGTCAGTTAGCTTTTCTATGTTAATATAGAAGTCTGTATTATTAACTTTGGTAGCGCCTTCTATAGTTGCCTCAGTAGGAGTTATCTGTTTTTTTGTTAGTACAAAATCATCATTGCTTTGTACAGCTTGTATAGCAGCATTATATATATCTTTGATACCGCCCTCCATATTCATAGAATATTTACCTTCTGTGTAAGCTATAGCAGTACCTCCTCCGATAGCACCTACAGCTAGCCAGCAACTATTCAATAAAAATGCTAAAATTAATACAGTAGGAGTTATAATTATGTTTTTTAGTTTCATATCTCACCTTATAGTCCGATTCTTAATAGTTAAGAATGATAATATATCGACTTTTAGATTTAGTCAATTATGTTTTATTTTGAAAATTTATTCAATTTTTTTGTTCATGGAACCTGGCTAAAAGAGCATTTTGGTTATATTATAGTCAAGAATTTAACTTACAACTTTTCTCATAGGGTTACCAATTAATATGAAAGAAAATAAAATTGGGCTTATAGGTTTAACAGCTATAGGGGTTGGAACCATGATCGGCTCAGGCTGGCTATTTAGTTCTTTTTATGCCGCTAAGATCGCAGGTCCAGCTGCTTATATTGCTTGGCTAATTACAGCGTTTATAATTTTAGTGTTAGGTTTGAGTCTTGCGGAAATTTCTTTCAATTACCCTAAAAGAGGGTTAATGGCTAGGCTCCTAGTCATTAGTCATAACAAAGATTTTGCTTTTATTTGCACTATAGCAACTTGGTTAGGATTAACAGCTGTTATAGCTACAGAGGCTGAAGGTAGTATTCAGTATTTAGCTTCACTTTCAGATACAGCATCTGCTTATTTGTTTAATCCAGATCATAGCTCTTTGACTTCTACAGGACTTGGCTTAGCAGCTATAATCATACTTTTGTTTGGCGTGGTTAATTTTTGGGGAGTTAAAGTACTTTCCAGTAGTAACGTTATTTTAACTACAATGAAAGTATTGATACCCTTTATAACAGCTATATCAATTATAGCGGTCAGTTTCCACGGTAGTAATTTTATAGTTGTGGGCGGCAATTACGCTCCTTATGGAACATCATCGATATTTTCTGCTATGATTAGTGCTGGAATGGTTTATTCTTTTAATGGCTTTCAGAATATAGCATCTTTCTGTTCAGAGGCAAAAGACCCTAAAAGAGATATTGTTTTAGCGATGGTATTTTCGGTGCTGATTACATTGGTTGTTTATCTTATGCTTCAAACAGCTTTTATTGGGGCTCTTACAATAAATAATCTGAGTCATGGTTGGCCAGGATTGGACTTTACTAGTCCTTTTGTACAGTTGACTATGATGTTGAATTTAAATCTGATGACTATAGTGTTATATGTAGATGCTGTTATTTCACCCGCTGGGACAGGCATGATTTATACAGGTTCAACCACAAGAATGCTTACAGCTATGTCACAAGACCGTCAAGCGCCTAAATTCTTTGATAAGATAACAAAATATAATTTTAGTAGACGCTCTCTTTATGCTACCGTTAGTTTGGCTATACTTTTTCTGCTATTATTTAGATCGTGGTCATCTTTAGTTTCATTTTTGTCATTATTTTACGTAATTTCGTATATGTCGATACCAATATGTTTAGGGAAGTTAAGGATTAATGGTATTAAAAGTAAATTTGCTATTCCTTTTGCAAACATGGTTTTACCAACTATGTTTGTGTTTTTATCAATCCTTTTTACATTTTCAAAGTTTCCTAACACAGGTTATGTTGCTATATTTGTATTGTTTTTATATGCACTGTATATTTCTAAGCAAGTATCCCTTGATCAAGGTTTTTTTAGTGTTCTTAAAAAGTCATTACCTTTAGTTCTTCATGTAGTGGTGTTAACTATATTATCTAGTTTATCTCCAGTTTATTATGGAGGTTT
Proteins encoded:
- a CDS encoding DUF3568 family protein, coding for MKLKNIIITPTVLILAFLLNSCWLAVGAIGGGTAIAYTEGKYSMNMEGGIKDIYNAAIQAVQSNDDFVLTKKQITPTEATIEGATKVNNTDFYINIEKLTDNASKVSIKFGTFGDRTASATLMDQIQKNAR
- a CDS encoding APC family permease — protein: MKENKIGLIGLTAIGVGTMIGSGWLFSSFYAAKIAGPAAYIAWLITAFIILVLGLSLAEISFNYPKRGLMARLLVISHNKDFAFICTIATWLGLTAVIATEAEGSIQYLASLSDTASAYLFNPDHSSLTSTGLGLAAIIILLFGVVNFWGVKVLSSSNVILTTMKVLIPFITAISIIAVSFHGSNFIVVGGNYAPYGTSSIFSAMISAGMVYSFNGFQNIASFCSEAKDPKRDIVLAMVFSVLITLVVYLMLQTAFIGALTINNLSHGWPGLDFTSPFVQLTMMLNLNLMTIVLYVDAVISPAGTGMIYTGSTTRMLTAMSQDRQAPKFFDKITKYNFSRRSLYATVSLAILFLLLFRSWSSLVSFLSLFYVISYMSIPICLGKLRINGIKSKFAIPFANMVLPTMFVFLSILFTFSKFPNTGYVAIFVLFLYALYISKQVSLDQGFFSVLKKSLPLVLHVVVLTILSSLSPVYYGGFDILNTSAFYLLIVIWSLLVYFHAVYVYRSVPETIVK